Genomic DNA from Lactuca sativa cultivar Salinas chromosome 8, Lsat_Salinas_v11, whole genome shotgun sequence:
tgatttttaccatgtttatttcaaatttgaaaactttttcaaTTTTAGTCCttattccaaggtttcatatcGATTTTGGTCCATGGAACcttgaaataaggaccaaaattgataTGAAACCTTGAAAAAAGGACCAAAAACGATATGAATctttaaaataaggaccaaaaacgaTATGAAActttaaaataaggaccaaaatcaaTATGGAACCTTGAAATAATGACCAAAATCAAAAAGTATCAAGGACCAAATCGATACGAATTTTaacaaaaaatcaattttgacttaaacatggtaaaaatcagaaagcacagggaccatttttgtagtcTATTGCTTTACATTTTTAAGCCAGAGTTTTGGCTTATAGCACTTCACTTGGAGTTCAATGTGCTTACAAGTTTATATataagaaaaaacaaacaaagcCATATGAATTTTGAAATCAAAAAATACTTTGTTTGACCATAAAAGTCAAATATAGAGATTTAGACAAAAGGGGTACCTTTAATTTTTGTATATTGTTCGATTACATTGTCAACTATATCACTAAATTTAGGGATATATCCATGTAGACCTTCAGAGAGGCCAAAACCAGGATGATCAATGGCATAAACACCATAACCAGCAGCAGCAATTTTCTTTGCAATGCCTGAAAAAAGGGTTATAAATTATAATCTTAAAAGAATCGAATTTCATGATTATATAAGACATAGATGATGAGGTGTCACCACAAACCTTCAAAGAAAAAGGTGCAAGTGTCGCCATATCCATGAACAAAACACACAGCAGCTTTGATTCTGACTCCAGGCCTTGGCAACCAACTTTTACAGAAAATTTCTTGACCTTTTGAGTTCGTTTCAAACCACTATAATGCAAAAGAAGATATATTTTTAGTCAAATCATATATATTTGTCGGCCCCAAATGGTGAAATTAAGCTATGTATAAGTGGAGCTGAACTTCAGATTTTGAAAGTTGAAAATAGTAAGGGTTCGAATTTGATATTCAAATAGATGTGGTTAGTTTGTTTGCTCTATTGAGGGAAAGGAAACCTGTTAGTTTATGTAGTTTCAGATTTCTTATTCACAAACAAACAATTCTTATCGATACCCATTAATGTCTACAGTTGACTAATTTGATAGGTAAAGGTCAATTCAGACTCTGATTTTGGACATATGTAAGATTCTCAGTATTTCTAATCGCATAGAAACAGTTATATAGATTGCTACGCTACAGAGTTTAAATCGGTGGGAAATTTACCTCTTCAGTCCTGATGTCTGTAGGAGCCATCTACGATTAATCAGAACAAGCATAAAACTCTCAATCAGCAAGAAATTAGCAAAAGAAAACTTGAGAATCATCAATCGAACAATTAAAATATGAAGGTTGAACCTTAAACAAAACATGATCAAGCTGTTCCTGAACTTGAGTGAAAGCCAATCTAACTCTCCGGCGAGCAGGTGCTTGATCAAGATTCTGAGACGCAATCGCATTCATCTGATCGCTCACTCCTTCTATAGGCTTTTTCTTAGCCATGATCTTCAAATCTGGAAGTCTTCCTTCTCCTGTTGACAGGATCAAGGATACTGAGTTTTTCGAGTAGGGTTTTAGGCGAAAAGTGGATGAACCGGAGGTATCGGGTCTGTGAGGGCGCAGGAGTATTTGGTGCACTGTTGGTCGGAAAGTTGAGATCAGAGAATTATTGGGCATGGTGGTAGTTGAGAGCTGAAATGGAGTTGACAATTGGGGGAAGAGCAAAGAAACACACAATCGCTAAAGAATTGGAAAAGCATCGTTAATGGTGGAATCAGTCTGGAAATGGCTGAATATAAATGGGTTTAACTTTTATTCATTTTTTCGAAAAGCACAAAAAGTTGTCTTTCACGTTTCTTTATTACACGTAATAAACGTGTGGTAAGAATATATTATttcgaaaccctaatttttgacaaaactacaaatttggtccttgtggttttcaaaaatctTTGGATGGGGTTCAAAAAGTTTTCAGCTTGCActgaaggtccaaaatcaaggtttttctgggtttttggtccaaaaagatttgaaattactgatttacccttttaatttcaattttatattttcttttcgtATTTATTAGAATactttatgaaataaaaataaaaaacaaaaaagatagACCCcactccatctctctctctctctctctctctctctctctctctctctctctctctctctctctctctctctctctcatgaccAAAAACCCAATTACTCCATCGATTCTTCCCATAGTTCCATCATCTTCTCACCATATTCTCTCAATGGACACACCGCCTGCAACCTCATATTGTTACAATTCACGATAAGCAAACACTCTTCACATCACAATTCACACCGTCGACCACCACAATCATAAACAGGACCTGCAAATCAGAAAGAATTCACACACAAGTTAATTTTTCTTCAATCGAGTTTACACCATTTTTTCTTTctcgagtgtgtgtgtgtttcagttTTTCACTATGTGTATTGAACCCAAATGTCAGATCTTCGATTATTTGTGGAAATATGCTTCAATTTATGTGTGTTTATCAATCCTTACTTCTTAAGAGCCCTAATTTCTTTGATGGTGGTTGTCCGATGATGAACAACATATATGGAATCCCTTACACAGGTCGGTGTTGAACCAAAGGTTAGGGTTCTGATTCAAAGAAGTAGCAATGATGATGACGACACTAATGGAGCAAATGAAAACTTTGACAGCTGGAACTCAACAACGGTGTGTGCaggtgagaagaagaagaagaagaagaagaagaagggatgGGGGAATTAGTGTGCATTCCTCATATTCTAGTTCATCATCTCACCATCGACGCCTGCGTTACCAGTTCATAATCTCATCATCGACTCATCAATTGGGGGAATCTGGTGTTGTTAATGATTGTGTTTATTTAGAATTTTTCACAACCTCAAAACAAAACCCAGATGGAACACAAGCTCTCTTTTTTTTCCACATATCTGGGTTTTTTAATAGGAGCTTTTAGACAGAAATGATTGATAATCTagaatgtatgtgtatgtgtttggtTTATGTggatttgtttttattttcaagCAAGAAAGAAGCACACAAGTCCAACCATGGCATTTTAttttaagagagagagaaagagagagagagagagagagagagagagatgaggaggaggaggaagaagaagagagagaatgGGGGAGGGCTCTGATGGGGTGGGGGGAGAGAGAGATATGCGGTGAACCAACCTAATTCATTTTTTgcattaatatttataaaataaaatataaaaaatacaaaaaagaaatttaaagggcaaaatagtcaatTCAAGTGCTGCATGGACCAAAACTACAAGAATTTCTTAAGTTTAGGACCAAAAACCCAGAAAAACCTTAATTTTGGACCTTCTgtgcaagttggaaactttttggatCCCATCCAAAGATTtttacaaaccacaaggaccaaatttgcagttttgtcctaattttttaataaactagttgtgagacccgtatgttatacgggttggataaaacaaaaaaattaaatataaatgtttaaacaaaaatttatttaaatttaaaatttaaaatttgaatttaaaaggaaacatattcaatagtatatgagttgtaatattgtaatttaatggtaattttcaattaaggcaactattaattgaggtgtaaatatgatgtgttaattaagaaaagataaacattgagaaaatgacaaatggaaaaaacatttattcaaaattaccaaaaaatgacatgtgtccaagttaataagagagtgacatgtggcaaaattcttttcatttattagggaggatgttCGGACTGAATCTAAATGTGTACTTTGAATTTGTGTAGTAGACTCTTTCAAGTTCCTCAAAAAACATTTTTGGAgtgtttttttgtaaaaattatTTGTTGATTGCTTCTCATACAAAACTATTAGTAGAGTTTATAGCTCATGCTCTATCGGTTTATCTTTCTCGATCCAGTCCTCTTACACTCATGGATTATCATTTGAATAATTATATTGGTTGTATATATTTACATGGTGATTGCTAGAGTGctagatatcatatgaaattGGTTTATTAGATAGGTGGTTATAAATATACAATTTTTCTGGGAATTTTTTGACGGACCACTCATCATAAATGAGATATACTCTTggtcaataaaaataaaaataaacgtgCCGCGGTCGTTTAAAGTAGGCTTTCAAAAAAACATTCATACTTTAAACTAAACAGGTCGTACGATACGACGGCGGCAGTGTATTTGAGGAATGATTGGAAAATGCATTTTATAGAGTAGAAAGGGATATGTAGGCGGGTAAACACAAAAGCTTAGAAATGAAgaaataaatatgatattttataaAGTTCAAAGTTGATGGGGgttaaaatgatattttaaaaaataatagaataaaaaatatcattttacaaaAAAAGAAGGGCTACAAATGAAGAATTATAGTAAGTTGAAGTATTAAAGTATGACATATAGTATGAAATATGTATTACAGACATGTTGCCTTATGAAAAGAAGTTTTAGTGAAAATAGAAGAGGGATAAGTATTAGATAAATACGAAAGTTCAGAAAATGAAGGGTAAATAATATGCTATTTTATAAAGTTCAAAGAGGAGGGTCAAAATTTTTAGTGAAAGTAGAAGAGGGATGCATGTGGGATAAATACGAAAGTTTAGAAaatgaagggtaaatatgatattttataaAGTTCAAAGTGGAGGGTCAAAATGATAATTTAAAAggtaatttgataaaaaaaatactattattttacCAAATAGAGGGTTGCAAATGAAgaataataataaattagggATTGAAGTATGAAATATAATATGAAATATGCATTATAAACTTGTTCAATATGTATTATAAAATGAACTTTTAGCTGGTAAGTGCTACTCACATAAGCTAACTTGCATtttagtgtgtgtatatatatatatatatatatatatatatatatatatatatatataattttcttctaccctttgtttttaaaaaatacCTTATACTAAGAGTTTATTGAAATCACTTTAAACGTGGTACGAGATTTACAACAATATATATAATACAGAGTATTAACAAGAGTTGATTTCTAAGGATAGAGAACTACAATATAACTTATCATTATCTAGAGTTATCGCTAACACCCCTCCTCAAGCGAAGAGGTAGCAAACAAACACGAAGCTTGGCACAGAATTGTTCAAATGGTGGGCATGGAAGACTTTTAATGAATATGTGGGCCAATGGAAATGAAGCTGGAACGAACTGAGTGTGTAATCGAACATAAGCATCTAATTCATGAAGAAAATGGTAGTCAATGTCTATATGCTTCGCTCTTTTGTGATAAATGGGGTTTAACTAAGGAAAAGAGCACTCTTGTTGTCACATAAAAGAATAGGGCGATCCCGAGGCAAGGCATGAAGCTCATGTAAGAGGTGAGTGATCCAAATAATTCCAGCAAACAATATTTGTTATCGCCTGACATTCAGATTCACAGTTGAAGCGAGAAACAATGGGTTGCTTTTTAGCTCTCCAAAAGACAAGATTTTCACCCCAAAATATGGAATAACCATAGGTGGAACGATGAGTCTCAATACATCAAAACATTTAACGAGCGAAGATGACCATGAAGAAGTCATGGAGAAGTAAAATGAAGTCCATAAGACAAAATGCCGTTAACATATCTAAAATTCTTTTAACAACTTGAAAATGATCACTAGTAGGAGCATGTAAAAGCTGGTTGACTTGATTAACTGCATAAGACAAGTCGGGGCGAGTGATGGTCAAATATTGTAGAACATCAACTAAAGATCGATATAGAGTAGGATATGAACATGGAGAACCGGAAGTCACAAGATAATCTGATGTAGATAATGGTGTTGAAGTTGGTTTAGCATCAAGAAGAGCGGCTCTAGAAAGAATGTCATGAGAGTATTTAGCATG
This window encodes:
- the LOC111911235 gene encoding caffeoylshikimate esterase produces the protein MPNNSLISTFRPTVHQILLRPHRPDTSGSSTFRLKPYSKNSVSLILSTGEGRLPDLKIMAKKKPIEGVSDQMNAIASQNLDQAPARRRVRLAFTQVQEQLDHVLFKMAPTDIRTEEWFETNSKGQEIFCKSWLPRPGVRIKAAVCFVHGYGDTCTFFFEGIAKKIAAAGYGVYAIDHPGFGLSEGLHGYIPKFSDIVDNVIEQYTKIKGRPEVRGMPRFLLGQSMGGAVALKVHLKEQREWDGVVLVAPMCKIAEEMKPPEPLQKILIFLSRLMPKAKLVPQKDLAELAFRDPQKRKLADYNVISYSDQTRLKTAVELLNATNELESEVEKVSSPLLILHGAADRVTDPNISKFLYEKAASKDKSLKLYEGSYHCILEGESDERIFQVLDDIIAWLDAHCSVR